The genomic interval AACTATTGTTCTAAAACTTACGGTGGAGAAGGACGCCGTTTTTATATGTTCACCTGGTCTTcccttatttttcttttttaaatcaaaattgctgaatatttttacaaatgcaatTATGTTTGATTGCTTTTATGTGATCAGTCACGAGCTATCGCGTTAAGAAAAACCTTGAGAGATTAAATTGTTAGCTTTAGTCATTGCACGtgtataattttattaatatcatCCATACAGATGAATTGTGAGTAAGCGCTCCTACAGATGAATTGTGAGTAAGCGCTTTGCCTTCTAGAAATATAACGAAGAGAAATAATGACCCACTCGATTGCATTAGTCCTTTTATTTAACTTCTGAAACGTATCAAGGTATAAAGCCGAGCACAGTTGCTTCAATAAattatggagagtaagttggttcctttttcctagttccgtTTTCCTCTTTTGAAtcaggaataaggaactgttccttatttcttattcaagcTTAGCATATTTGATACAgggtttaaaagaaaaataatgcatacaattcttaaataaataaaaacaaactaactcgaatacatttactttatgtattaagttaatattaatgtttctcttcgcgcttgcataggatttcttgtttaaaccgaaccgaggAAGAAACacgaatatgtaacgtaatacataaagtaaatgtattcgagttattttgttttgatttactttagAATTTCATGCACTATTTTGctttaaaaccctatatcaaataCGTTAAgcttgaataagaaataaggaacagtttcgtattccttattcgaataaggaattaGGAAAAAGGAACTCACTTACTTTCCatcaattattttgtatgtgttatttatgcCTCCTACTTATAATGAAATTCTTCATGAGCTGTACTTGTACTAAAAAGGTTTACAATCGTCCGTTAATAGAAATCGAACAATGTACAAGGTGAAGACAAAACAAGTAGACATGCAAACAGTGTATTTTGTAAGATTACAGTTGATGAAGTAGCACACCAGAAAAGGAGGAGTAATAGCCGCCGTAAATGCTTTGGGATCCGACGTCTTTATTTTCCAACCAAACCTCATCTCCCGCAGCAATCTTCAGCACAAGGGTCATTGAACTATGATCCCACGTAACATAACCTGAAACCTTTGCCATCAGTCGGCCATTGTGCATCAAACCAACTCGAATGTCGATCGGTCCAGGCGGATGCAAAAACGAGGTCGTGAACAAGTAGTATCCGCCTACTGGTGCAATGAAGATCCCGTGGTTCGCGTGAAAGCCACCTCCGTCGTTGAGAACAACATTTTCGAACTGGATGTTTTGGTTTACTCCGATATTATCTTGACTGATAACTTTTACTGCAGTAAAGGCAACTGGACTTGCGATGATACCTCGGCGCGCCGTTCGTGGAACATAGTTGGCCATAGCTTTATAAAAAAgaggaaatataattataaaacaagaaatgGTTTGAATAAAAATGGCTTCTAAGGTGTGCCATTAGAGCAATGAATGTCAGTCAGTTTCATTTATATAGCATTAAACGCGCTCAAAACCAAATTTATTCTTACTTGCATTAATTGTCCTGTCAGATCtaacaattttcttttttaacattGCCCTTGCTGATTTCTGATCACCAGATTGGTTGTTGAGAATTTGATGTTGTAGAGGCAATAAATCGAGTTTTGGTTTCATGGGTTTCATTGGCGTTAAGCGTTCTCTTGTCTGAATGTCTTGAATAATCTGTTTCAGTTCCTTTATTTCTTCTGACTGTTCTTTCATCTTCACCTCTTGAAGCCTGATAGTCTCTGTCTGTTCTGCATCTACATTAAGAATATTATTATAATGCTAGAAATtgcgtttaataaatttaaattgaatgatAGAAATACATTCAGTTTTAAGCCGTTTAACAAGTATTTTACTAATACTTTCTTGTCAATTTGTGTTTTATTCTA from Dreissena polymorpha isolate Duluth1 chromosome 1, UMN_Dpol_1.0, whole genome shotgun sequence carries:
- the LOC127867106 gene encoding uncharacterized protein LOC127867106, with protein sequence MNILGIVILLLCPQRPFAVVDLYSRLALLEVTVSSLLKTDAEQTETIRLQEVKMKEQSEEIKELKQIIQDIQTRERLTPMKPMKPKLDLLPLQHQILNNQSGDQKSARAMLKKKIVRSDRTINATMANYVPRTARRGIIASPVAFTAVKVISQDNIGVNQNIQFENVVLNDGGGFHANHGIFIAPVGGYYLFTTSFLHPPGPIDIRVGLMHNGRLMAKVSGYVTWDHSSMTLVLKIAAGDEVWLENKDVGSQSIYGGYYSSFSGVLLHQL